Proteins encoded by one window of Martelella endophytica:
- a CDS encoding RNA polymerase factor sigma-32 translates to MQIDVQDHRIASAAMAAPYLTREQETELAARWRGKDDSGARNDIAMAHLRLVVSMAGKFRGFGLPKSDLVQEGYVGLLEAAARFDHKRGVRFSTYASWWVRAAMQDFVLRNWSIVRGGTSSTQKALFFKLRRLRARIAARDRELSAQAIYEEIASSLGVTVADVQNMDSRLSANDTSLQATVGDSDEEGTQRIDLLVCDKPLPEEQVSGIIDGERISLRLKSALGKLTPRENRVIRARKLAEDSATLAELGEELGISKERVRQIECRALEKLKSSMMAEGSELMAIA, encoded by the coding sequence ATGCAGATCGACGTTCAGGACCACCGAATTGCCAGCGCGGCCATGGCGGCCCCCTATCTGACACGCGAACAGGAAACCGAGCTCGCAGCACGTTGGCGCGGCAAGGATGACAGCGGCGCCCGCAACGATATCGCCATGGCGCATCTCCGGCTGGTCGTCTCCATGGCCGGCAAGTTTCGCGGTTTTGGCCTGCCGAAGTCCGATCTTGTGCAGGAAGGCTATGTCGGTCTGCTGGAAGCAGCCGCCCGCTTCGACCACAAGCGGGGCGTCCGGTTCTCGACCTATGCAAGCTGGTGGGTTCGCGCCGCGATGCAGGATTTTGTGCTACGCAACTGGTCGATCGTTCGCGGCGGCACCAGCTCGACCCAGAAGGCGCTGTTCTTCAAGCTCCGCCGGCTGCGCGCCCGCATCGCGGCACGTGACCGCGAGCTCTCTGCCCAGGCGATCTACGAGGAAATCGCCTCCAGCCTCGGCGTCACCGTTGCCGATGTCCAGAACATGGATTCGCGGCTTTCGGCCAACGATACCTCACTGCAGGCAACCGTCGGCGACAGCGACGAGGAGGGCACCCAGCGCATCGATCTTCTGGTGTGCGACAAGCCGCTTCCCGAGGAGCAGGTCTCCGGCATCATCGATGGCGAACGCATCAGCCTCAGGCTGAAGAGCGCGCTCGGCAAGCTGACCCCACGCGAAAATCGCGTCATCCGCGCCCGCAAACTCGCTGAGGACAGCGCAACGCTCGCCGAACTCGGTGAGGAGCTCGGCATTTCCAAGGAACGTGTCCGCCAAATCGAATGCCGCGCGCTGGAAAAGCTGAAGAGCTCGATGATGGCCGAAGGCAGCGAGTTGATGGCGATCGCCTGA
- the phaR gene encoding polyhydroxyalkanoate synthesis repressor PhaR, with protein sequence MPVSDGKTIIKKYANRRLYNTGTSSYVTLEDLADMVKQGEDFAVHDAKTGSDITHTVLTQIIFEQEAKSGQGILPVSFLRELIGYYGDQMQAMLPGFLDHAMKAFSEQQAHMRDEMDKALYDNPLRREFYRNEETRRPATASSYRPTEAAEEPLHTGELDDLRHQLRVLQDRIDNL encoded by the coding sequence ATGCCCGTAAGCGACGGCAAGACAATCATCAAGAAATACGCCAACAGGCGGCTTTATAACACCGGGACCAGCAGTTACGTCACGCTGGAGGACCTGGCCGACATGGTGAAGCAGGGAGAGGACTTCGCCGTTCACGACGCCAAGACCGGAAGCGACATCACCCACACGGTGCTGACCCAGATCATCTTCGAACAGGAAGCGAAATCCGGCCAGGGCATCCTGCCCGTGTCGTTCCTGCGCGAGCTGATCGGCTATTACGGCGACCAGATGCAGGCCATGCTGCCGGGCTTTCTCGACCATGCGATGAAGGCCTTCTCCGAACAGCAGGCCCATATGCGCGACGAGATGGACAAGGCGCTCTACGACAATCCGCTGCGCCGCGAATTCTATCGCAACGAAGAAACCCGCCGCCCCGCAACCGCCTCGAGCTACCGACCGACAGAGGCCGCCGAAGAGCCGCTGCACACCGGCGAACTCGACGACCTGCGCCATCAGCTGCGCGTGCTGCAGGACCGGATAGACAATCTGTGA
- a CDS encoding helicase-related protein, which translates to MILSGRGVTAMLGPTNTGKTHFAIERMVAHSSGVIGLPLRLLAREVYTRLVERVGVNAVALVTGEEKIAPPKARFSVCTVEAMPRTTDAAFVAIDEVQLAGDLERGHIFTDRILHLRGREETLLLGSATMKPILQNLLPGISVVERPRLSQLFYAGQKKITRLPRRTAVVAFSADEVYAIAELIRRQRGGAAVVLGALSPRTRNAQVELYQNGDVEYLVATDAIGMGLNLDVDHVAFAQDRKFDGHQYRSLNAGELGQIAGRAGRHMRDGTFGVTSRVAPFDDELVERLETHHFDPVRVLQWRSKALDFSSLAGLKASLDDVPRVQGLTRALPAVDQRALEFLARNHAVAERADRRERIELLWEACALPDYRRITPVQHAELIASLYLDLVEHGTVDEDFLANQVRHADRTDGEIDTLSARIAQIRTWTYVSNRPGWLADPTHWQEKTRKIEDRLSDALHERLTKRFVDRRTSVLMKRLRENAMLEAEVSVNGDVFVEGHHVGELAGFRFKAVTGAEGPDAKAIEAAALKALALEFEARAARLHASGNGDLALDASGTVRWLGDPVARLVASDNALRPRVILLADEQLTGAARDHVAARIERYVNHQIQTVLKPLDDLAAAEDLEGLSRGLAFQIIENFGVLFRRDVANDVKALDQDARASLRRYGVRFGAYHVFMPALLKPAPAEMITLLWALANDGLDKPGYGELIPVLAAGRTSVVTDPTFERAFYKLAGFRFLGKRAVRIDILERLADLIRPLTQWKPEAGGARPEGAFDGRRFVTTPAMMSILGATPDDMEEILKGLGYRADTASPEEVEKLAEIQAERDAEKAARQVASGVAVETVARKVVAEKPAAEDASEAAEPAAPEGETAAEPTAEAAAAPVEAPASETPVTEAGAAEAETEEPKPVLLWRQGGGRQSERGPRPQQGRGQPRGEGRGRGQGGRRHGGPQGGENRGDGERQERGERHDRGGKGGKGPRRDRHNDDNKPQRQERREREKPIDPDSPFAKLAALKAQMKK; encoded by the coding sequence ATGATCTTGAGCGGACGCGGTGTCACCGCGATGCTCGGTCCGACCAATACCGGCAAAACCCATTTCGCAATCGAGCGCATGGTGGCGCATTCCTCCGGCGTTATCGGGCTGCCGCTGCGCCTTCTGGCGCGCGAGGTCTATACGCGCCTGGTCGAACGCGTCGGCGTCAATGCCGTCGCGCTCGTTACCGGCGAGGAGAAGATCGCGCCGCCGAAGGCACGTTTCAGCGTCTGCACCGTCGAGGCGATGCCGCGCACGACAGACGCAGCCTTTGTCGCCATCGACGAGGTCCAGCTTGCCGGCGACCTTGAGCGTGGCCACATCTTCACCGATCGCATCCTGCACCTGCGCGGTCGCGAGGAGACGCTGCTGCTCGGCTCGGCGACGATGAAGCCGATCCTGCAGAACCTGCTGCCGGGCATTTCCGTGGTCGAGCGACCGCGTCTGTCTCAGCTTTTCTATGCCGGTCAGAAGAAGATCACTCGTCTGCCGCGCCGCACCGCCGTCGTCGCCTTTTCGGCCGACGAGGTCTACGCGATTGCCGAGCTCATCCGCCGCCAGCGTGGCGGTGCTGCCGTGGTTCTGGGCGCACTCAGCCCGCGCACCCGCAACGCCCAGGTCGAACTCTACCAGAACGGCGATGTCGAATATCTGGTCGCCACCGATGCGATCGGCATGGGCCTCAACCTCGATGTCGACCACGTCGCCTTCGCTCAGGACCGCAAATTCGATGGCCATCAGTATCGCAGCCTCAATGCCGGCGAGCTCGGCCAGATCGCCGGTCGCGCCGGCCGCCATATGCGTGATGGCACCTTCGGGGTCACCAGCCGGGTGGCGCCGTTCGATGATGAACTGGTCGAGCGGCTGGAAACCCATCACTTCGATCCCGTGCGGGTGCTGCAGTGGCGCTCCAAGGCGCTCGACTTTTCCTCGCTTGCCGGGCTGAAGGCAAGCCTTGACGACGTGCCGCGGGTGCAGGGGCTGACACGGGCACTGCCGGCGGTCGACCAGCGGGCGCTCGAATTTCTGGCGCGCAATCATGCCGTCGCCGAGCGCGCCGACCGGCGCGAACGGATCGAACTTCTCTGGGAAGCCTGCGCGCTTCCGGATTATCGCCGGATCACTCCAGTCCAGCATGCCGAACTCATCGCTTCCCTCTATCTCGATCTTGTCGAGCATGGCACAGTGGACGAGGACTTCCTGGCAAACCAGGTGCGACATGCCGACCGCACCGATGGAGAAATAGATACGCTGTCGGCGCGTATCGCCCAGATCAGAACCTGGACCTATGTGTCAAATCGACCCGGATGGCTTGCCGATCCGACACACTGGCAGGAAAAGACACGGAAAATCGAGGATAGGCTGTCGGATGCACTGCATGAGAGGTTGACGAAACGCTTCGTTGATCGCAGGACTTCCGTGCTGATGAAGCGCCTGAGAGAGAATGCGATGCTTGAAGCTGAAGTGAGCGTGAATGGGGATGTCTTTGTGGAAGGACATCATGTGGGGGAACTGGCGGGCTTCCGTTTCAAGGCCGTGACCGGTGCCGAGGGGCCGGACGCCAAGGCGATCGAGGCGGCGGCGCTGAAAGCGCTCGCGCTGGAGTTCGAGGCGCGTGCCGCACGGCTGCATGCCTCCGGCAATGGCGATCTGGCGCTGGATGCCTCCGGTACGGTGCGCTGGCTCGGCGATCCGGTGGCAAGGCTGGTCGCAAGCGACAATGCGCTGCGTCCGCGCGTCATCCTGCTTGCCGATGAGCAGTTGACGGGCGCTGCGCGCGATCATGTCGCCGCCCGCATCGAACGCTATGTCAATCACCAGATCCAGACCGTGCTGAAGCCGCTCGACGATCTTGCCGCCGCCGAAGACCTTGAAGGGCTCTCCCGCGGTCTCGCCTTCCAGATCATCGAGAATTTCGGCGTGCTGTTCCGCCGTGACGTCGCCAACGACGTCAAGGCGCTCGATCAGGATGCGCGCGCCTCGCTGCGCCGCTACGGTGTGCGCTTCGGCGCCTATCACGTCTTCATGCCGGCACTGCTGAAGCCGGCGCCGGCCGAGATGATCACGCTGCTGTGGGCGCTTGCCAATGACGGTCTCGACAAGCCGGGCTACGGCGAACTCATTCCCGTGCTGGCCGCTGGCCGCACCTCTGTGGTCACCGATCCCACATTCGAACGCGCTTTCTACAAGCTCGCGGGCTTCCGTTTCCTCGGCAAGCGCGCCGTGCGTATCGACATCCTCGAGCGTCTCGCCGACCTGATCCGGCCGCTGACCCAGTGGAAGCCGGAAGCGGGCGGTGCCCGTCCGGAAGGAGCCTTTGATGGCCGCCGCTTCGTCACCACGCCGGCAATGATGTCGATCCTTGGCGCGACGCCGGACGACATGGAGGAAATCCTCAAGGGGCTCGGTTATCGCGCCGACACCGCGAGCCCGGAAGAGGTCGAGAAGCTCGCCGAGATCCAGGCCGAGCGCGACGCCGAGAAGGCTGCGCGCCAGGTGGCGTCCGGTGTTGCCGTCGAGACGGTTGCTCGCAAGGTCGTCGCCGAAAAACCGGCTGCCGAGGACGCTTCCGAAGCGGCTGAACCTGCCGCGCCTGAAGGCGAGACCGCTGCCGAGCCGACGGCTGAAGCGGCGGCTGCGCCGGTCGAAGCGCCTGCCAGCGAAACGCCCGTTACTGAAGCGGGTGCCGCAGAAGCCGAAACCGAAGAGCCGAAGCCGGTTCTGCTGTGGCGCCAGGGTGGCGGCCGGCAGAGCGAGCGCGGTCCGCGCCCGCAGCAGGGTCGCGGTCAGCCGCGCGGCGAAGGTCGCGGCCGTGGCCAGGGCGGCCGCCGCCATGGCGGTCCGCAGGGCGGCGAGAACCGCGGCGATGGCGAACGGCAGGAGCGCGGCGAGCGTCATGACCGTGGCGGCAAGGGCGGCAAGGGCCCGCGCCGGGATCGCCACAATGACGACAACAAGCCGCAGCGGCAGGAGCGTCGCGAACGCGAGAAGCCGATCGATCCGGATTCCCCCTTCGCCAAGCTGGCTGCGCTGAAGGCGCAGATGAAGAAGTAA
- a CDS encoding RNA-binding S4 domain-containing protein, with protein MADEAQQAPPGRQRIDKWLFFARIVKSRSLAQKLVQAGNVSLNDAKVARASAEVTAGDRLVVSLERRDVHLIVRAPGARRGPFAEASQLYDDVSPPPEERRRLSAFEQAQRVPGAGRPTKKERRAIDRLTGED; from the coding sequence ATGGCGGACGAGGCGCAACAGGCCCCGCCGGGCCGCCAGCGCATCGACAAGTGGCTGTTCTTCGCGCGCATCGTGAAGTCGCGTTCGCTGGCGCAGAAGCTGGTCCAGGCCGGCAATGTCAGCCTCAACGATGCGAAGGTTGCCCGCGCGAGTGCCGAGGTGACGGCTGGCGATCGTCTGGTCGTGTCGCTGGAGCGCCGTGATGTGCATCTCATCGTCAGGGCGCCGGGCGCCAGGCGCGGGCCTTTCGCCGAGGCTAGCCAGCTTTATGACGACGTCAGTCCACCGCCGGAAGAGCGTCGGCGCCTTTCCGCCTTCGAGCAGGCCCAGCGGGTTCCCGGAGCCGGCCGCCCGACGAAGAAGGAAAGGCGCGCGATCGACAGGTTGACCGGCGAGGATTGA
- a CDS encoding CarD family transcriptional regulator — translation MTVQQKKPSGRHGFKTGESIVYPAHGVGTINAIEEQEVAGMKLELFVIDFDKDKMRLKVPVAKAMSIGMRKLSETDFVERALKVVQGKARVKRTMWSRRAQEYDAKINSGDLISIAEVVRDLYRAENQPEQSYSERQLYEAALDRMAREIAAVNKMSETEAVRLIETHLAKGPKRGKAADDEDDAREEAA, via the coding sequence ATGACAGTACAGCAGAAAAAGCCTTCAGGCCGCCACGGTTTCAAGACTGGTGAGTCCATCGTCTACCCTGCCCACGGCGTCGGCACGATCAACGCCATCGAAGAGCAGGAAGTGGCGGGCATGAAGCTCGAGCTTTTCGTCATCGATTTCGACAAGGACAAGATGCGCCTCAAGGTGCCGGTGGCGAAAGCCATGAGCATCGGCATGCGCAAGCTGTCGGAAACCGATTTCGTCGAGCGCGCGCTGAAGGTTGTGCAGGGCAAGGCCCGCGTCAAGCGCACCATGTGGTCGCGCCGCGCGCAGGAATACGATGCCAAGATCAATTCCGGTGACCTGATTTCGATCGCCGAGGTCGTTCGCGATCTCTACCGCGCCGAAAATCAGCCGGAACAGTCCTATTCCGAGCGTCAGCTTTACGAAGCCGCCCTCGACCGCATGGCCCGCGAAATTGCCGCCGTCAACAAGATGTCGGAAACCGAAGCCGTCCGTCTCATCGAAACCCATCTTGCCAAGGGTCCCAAGCGCGGCAAGGCGGCAGACGACGAAGACGACGCCCGCGAAGAAGCCGCCTGA
- a CDS encoding acetyl-CoA C-acetyltransferase: protein MAKKAIVIASAARTAVGSLNGAFAAVPAHELGAVAIAAALQRAGLRPGAVDEVILGQVLTAGQGQNPARQAAMAAGISAEKTAFLVNQLCGSGLRAVALGMQQIALGDAEVIVAGGQESMSLAPHVAHLRGHHRMGDLALVDTMLKDGLTDAFYGYHMGTTAENIAERFEITRAMQDEYAARSQNRAEAARAEGRFAEEIEPVTVMQRKAEHVVDQDEGIREGVTAEGLERLRPAFMDGGTVTAGNASGINDGAAALVLMDEDAAVRRGIEPLARIVSWATAGVDPQVMGTGPIPASERALQKAGWTVGDLDLVEANEAFAAQSLAVARALSLDPEKLNVNGGAIALGHPIGASGARVLVTLLYEMKRRGAHKGLATLCIGGGMGIAMTLERP from the coding sequence ATGGCGAAAAAGGCAATCGTCATCGCAAGTGCAGCACGCACGGCCGTCGGCAGTCTGAATGGCGCCTTTGCGGCCGTCCCGGCGCATGAACTCGGCGCGGTCGCCATCGCGGCGGCTCTGCAGCGTGCCGGCCTGCGGCCAGGCGCGGTCGATGAGGTGATCCTCGGCCAGGTGCTGACGGCGGGGCAAGGGCAGAACCCCGCGCGGCAGGCGGCGATGGCGGCGGGGATTTCTGCGGAAAAGACAGCCTTCCTCGTCAACCAGCTTTGTGGTTCGGGCCTCAGGGCGGTGGCGCTCGGCATGCAGCAGATCGCGCTTGGAGATGCCGAAGTGATCGTTGCTGGCGGCCAGGAATCGATGTCGCTCGCACCGCATGTTGCGCATCTGCGCGGCCATCACCGTATGGGCGATCTCGCTCTTGTCGATACCATGCTGAAGGACGGCCTCACCGATGCCTTCTATGGCTATCACATGGGCACGACGGCCGAAAACATCGCGGAGCGGTTCGAGATCACGCGTGCAATGCAGGATGAATATGCCGCCCGCTCGCAAAACCGCGCCGAGGCCGCCCGCGCCGAGGGGCGTTTCGCCGAGGAGATCGAGCCGGTCACAGTCATGCAGCGCAAGGCCGAACATGTCGTTGATCAGGATGAGGGCATTCGCGAGGGTGTGACCGCCGAGGGCCTGGAGCGGCTGCGCCCCGCCTTCATGGATGGCGGAACCGTGACGGCGGGCAATGCCTCCGGCATCAATGACGGTGCGGCAGCGCTGGTGCTGATGGATGAGGATGCGGCCGTGCGGCGCGGCATCGAGCCGCTGGCGCGGATTGTCTCCTGGGCGACGGCGGGCGTCGATCCGCAGGTCATGGGCACCGGGCCCATTCCCGCCTCTGAGCGAGCGCTGCAGAAGGCGGGCTGGACTGTCGGAGATCTCGATCTCGTCGAGGCGAATGAAGCCTTTGCCGCCCAGTCGCTCGCGGTTGCACGGGCGCTCTCGCTTGATCCGGAAAAGCTCAACGTCAATGGCGGTGCCATCGCCCTCGGCCATCCGATCGGCGCCTCGGGCGCTCGGGTTCTGGTTACGCTGCTTTACGAAATGAAGCGGCGGGGTGCGCACAAGGGGCTCGCCACGCTCTGCATCGGTGGCGGCATGGGCATCGCCATGACGCTCGAGCGGCCATAA
- a CDS encoding B12-binding domain-containing radical SAM protein gives MSGDAINANSGSGPQAFTLVLVKPTHYDDDGYPIQWLRSALPSNTLACMNALAEDAQARNVLGSDVDFHIETYDETNRRVSPSRIVRRIRARGGKALIGLVGVQSNQYPRALDLAREFRTADLPVAIGGFHVSGCIAMLPEMPAELAEAQSMGIALFAGEAEEGRLDAVLLDVWHDRLKPLYNHMDNLPGLSGEPPPILSRKDVSRTAGTYSSIDLGRGCPYQCSFCTIINVQGRKSRFRTPDDLERIIRANYAQGIDRFFITDDNFARNSDWEILVDRIIKLREEEGIRLGLTIQVDTLCHKIPNFIEKTTQAGVRRVFIGLENINPDNLIAAKKRQNKITEYRDMLQKWRTHGAITYAGYIIGFPGDTRESLVRDLEIIKRELPLDILEFFFLTPLPGSEDHKTLLAKGTWMDPDINKYDLDHRVTHHPKMSDAEWDEAYKLAWDTFYSPDHIRTILKRAAQIPNGRPKTVFRTMLWFKSMIDFEDVHPLEGGALRIKHRRDRRHGLKRESPLVFYPRYWSETVSKAWKYWRFYAGSRAILKELLADPDRHAYQDVAITPPQADEFEELSLYHATMGGEAALARKKRGDSISPAAKVAGAV, from the coding sequence ATGAGCGGTGATGCGATCAATGCGAATTCCGGCTCCGGCCCCCAAGCCTTCACCCTGGTGCTGGTGAAGCCGACCCATTACGACGATGACGGATATCCGATCCAGTGGCTGCGCTCCGCCCTGCCCTCGAACACGCTTGCCTGCATGAATGCGCTCGCGGAAGACGCACAGGCTCGCAACGTCCTTGGCAGCGACGTCGACTTCCACATCGAGACCTATGACGAGACCAATCGTCGCGTTTCTCCTTCAAGGATCGTCCGAAGGATCAGGGCGCGTGGCGGCAAGGCCTTGATCGGCCTCGTCGGCGTGCAGTCCAACCAGTATCCCCGGGCGCTCGATCTGGCACGGGAATTCCGGACCGCCGACCTGCCGGTGGCAATCGGCGGGTTCCATGTCTCGGGCTGCATTGCCATGCTGCCGGAAATGCCGGCCGAGCTTGCCGAGGCGCAATCGATGGGCATCGCACTCTTTGCCGGCGAGGCAGAGGAAGGCCGGCTTGACGCGGTGCTGCTCGATGTCTGGCACGACCGGCTGAAGCCGCTCTACAATCACATGGACAATCTGCCAGGCCTCAGCGGCGAACCGCCGCCGATCCTGTCGCGCAAGGATGTGAGCCGCACCGCCGGCACCTATTCCAGCATCGACCTCGGGCGCGGCTGTCCCTACCAGTGTTCCTTCTGCACCATCATCAATGTCCAGGGACGCAAGAGCCGCTTCCGCACGCCGGACGACCTCGAGCGGATCATCCGCGCCAATTACGCGCAGGGCATCGACCGGTTCTTCATCACCGACGACAATTTCGCCCGCAACAGCGACTGGGAAATTCTCGTCGACCGGATCATCAAGCTTCGCGAGGAGGAAGGCATCCGCCTCGGGCTCACCATCCAGGTCGACACGCTCTGTCACAAGATCCCGAACTTCATCGAGAAAACGACCCAGGCCGGCGTGCGCCGCGTCTTTATCGGGCTTGAAAACATAAACCCGGACAATCTGATCGCCGCCAAGAAGCGGCAGAACAAGATCACCGAATATCGCGACATGCTGCAGAAGTGGCGCACCCACGGAGCGATTACCTATGCCGGCTACATCATCGGCTTCCCCGGCGACACCAGGGAATCGCTCGTTCGCGATCTTGAGATCATCAAGCGCGAACTGCCGCTCGACATCCTCGAATTCTTCTTTCTGACACCGCTTCCGGGATCGGAGGATCACAAGACCCTGCTCGCCAAGGGCACGTGGATGGATCCCGACATCAACAAATACGACCTCGATCACCGCGTCACGCACCATCCGAAGATGTCGGATGCGGAATGGGACGAGGCCTACAAGCTCGCCTGGGATACCTTCTACAGCCCCGACCACATCCGCACGATCCTGAAACGTGCAGCGCAGATCCCGAACGGCCGGCCGAAGACCGTTTTCCGCACGATGCTGTGGTTCAAGTCGATGATCGATTTCGAGGATGTCCATCCTCTTGAAGGCGGCGCCCTCAGGATCAAGCACAGGCGCGACCGCCGCCACGGCCTGAAACGGGAATCACCGCTGGTGTTCTATCCCCGCTACTGGAGCGAGACCGTGTCGAAGGCGTGGAAATACTGGCGATTCTACGCGGGCTCGCGCGCCATCCTGAAGGAGTTGCTCGCCGATCCGGACCGTCACGCCTATCAGGATGTCGCGATCACACCGCCGCAGGCCGACGAGTTCGAAGAACTCTCCCTTTACCACGCCACCATGGGCGGCGAAGCGGCACTCGCCCGCAAGAAGCGCGGCGACAGCATAAGCCCGGCCGCAAAGGTGGCCGGGGCGGTTTAG
- the fdxA gene encoding ferredoxin FdxA — MTYVVTDNCIKCKYTDCVEVCPVDCFYEGENFLVIHPDECIDCGVCEPECPAEAIRPDTEPGLDKWLKLNADYADVWPNITIKKEPLEGAEEMDGVEGKFEKFFSEKPGAGD; from the coding sequence ATGACCTATGTCGTGACCGATAACTGCATCAAGTGCAAATACACAGACTGCGTCGAAGTCTGCCCGGTGGATTGCTTCTACGAGGGTGAGAACTTCCTTGTTATCCATCCCGACGAATGTATCGATTGCGGTGTGTGCGAGCCGGAATGTCCGGCCGAGGCGATCCGCCCCGATACCGAGCCTGGTCTCGACAAGTGGCTGAAACTGAACGCCGATTACGCCGATGTCTGGCCGAACATCACGATCAAGAAGGAACCGCTTGAAGGTGCCGAGGAAATGGACGGCGTCGAAGGCAAGTTCGAGAAGTTCTTTTCCGAGAAGCCTGGCGCGGGCGACTGA
- a CDS encoding M48 family metalloprotease, whose amino-acid sequence MVKQIGFGRMMSLMARPAKASRLGAAVAMASLIALTACQTDDTYFIRPETVATEQTVEALTRNDPNAAMGAREHPHILETYGGQYRDPQVERLVARIAGALTAVSENPQQTFRITILNSPTINAFALPGGYLYVTRGLVALANDASELAAVLAHEMAHVTANHGIQRQQLEEAEAISNEVVSEVVPDNARVEQIAARGKLRLAAFSRQQELEADAIGIRTMAEAGYDPYAAARFLHAMSAYANYLANDLDSQPLDFLSSHPSTPRRIELAEEQARQYANVGATETGRDYYLNGINGMLYGSNPDEGYIRGRDFYHPGLRISFRVPPGFSMTDKANAVVATGPNDVAIRFDGVKANGKRDIESYIESGWVTGLVPDSVRPATVNGMPAATARAVAGEWAFDVTAIRDGNDIYRLLTAAPRGSTDLDGIAAALRDSFHKMTPDEMANLKPLRIRVVKVAPGDTMASVSAQMMGTDRKLALFRALNDLPAGATLSVGQEVKIVSQ is encoded by the coding sequence ATGGTGAAGCAAATCGGTTTCGGCCGCATGATGAGTTTGATGGCGCGGCCCGCGAAAGCCAGCCGGCTTGGCGCCGCAGTGGCAATGGCGAGCCTGATTGCACTGACCGCCTGCCAGACGGACGACACGTATTTCATCCGTCCCGAGACCGTCGCCACCGAACAGACCGTCGAGGCGCTGACGCGCAACGATCCGAACGCGGCCATGGGCGCGCGCGAACATCCGCATATCCTCGAAACCTATGGCGGCCAGTATCGCGATCCCCAGGTGGAGCGGCTGGTGGCCCGCATCGCGGGGGCGCTGACGGCGGTTTCCGAAAACCCGCAGCAGACCTTCCGGATCACCATCCTCAACTCGCCAACCATCAATGCCTTCGCGCTTCCGGGCGGCTATCTCTATGTCACCCGCGGGCTGGTGGCGCTTGCCAATGATGCCTCCGAACTCGCCGCTGTGCTGGCCCACGAGATGGCCCACGTCACCGCCAATCACGGCATTCAGCGCCAGCAGCTGGAAGAGGCCGAAGCGATCTCGAACGAGGTCGTGTCCGAGGTCGTTCCGGACAACGCCCGCGTGGAACAGATCGCCGCCCGCGGCAAGCTGCGGCTCGCCGCCTTCTCGCGGCAGCAGGAGCTGGAGGCCGACGCGATCGGCATCCGCACCATGGCCGAGGCCGGTTACGATCCCTATGCCGCCGCCCGCTTCCTGCACGCCATGTCGGCCTATGCGAACTATCTGGCGAACGACCTTGATTCGCAGCCACTGGACTTCCTGTCCAGCCATCCGAGCACGCCGCGCCGCATCGAGCTTGCCGAGGAGCAGGCGCGTCAATACGCCAATGTCGGCGCGACCGAAACCGGCAGGGATTACTATCTGAACGGCATCAACGGCATGCTCTACGGCAGCAATCCGGATGAAGGCTATATTCGCGGCCGGGACTTCTATCATCCGGGCCTGCGCATCAGTTTCCGCGTGCCACCGGGCTTCTCCATGACCGACAAGGCCAATGCCGTCGTGGCCACCGGCCCGAACGACGTCGCCATCCGCTTTGACGGGGTGAAGGCCAACGGCAAGCGCGATATCGAATCCTATATCGAGAGCGGCTGGGTGACCGGCCTTGTTCCGGATTCCGTCCGCCCGGCGACAGTCAACGGCATGCCTGCGGCGACGGCCCGCGCCGTCGCAGGCGAATGGGCCTTCGATGTCACAGCCATCCGCGACGGCAACGACATCTACCGGCTGCTGACGGCGGCCCCGCGCGGCAGCACCGATCTCGACGGCATCGCCGCGGCGCTGCGCGACAGCTTCCACAAGATGACGCCGGACGAGATGGCCAATCTGAAGCCGCTCAGGATCCGTGTCGTCAAGGTCGCCCCTGGCGACACCATGGCCAGCGTCTCAGCCCAGATGATGGGCACCGATCGCAAGCTTGCCCTCTTCCGGGCCCTGAACGACCTTCCGGCCGGCGCCACACTTTCGGTCGGCCAGGAGGTCAAGATCGTTTCGCAGTGA
- a CDS encoding DUF3309 family protein: MLGTILLIILILLLIGALPRWGYSTSWGYGPSGGLGLVLLIVIILLLAGYI; the protein is encoded by the coding sequence ATGCTCGGAACCATTCTGCTTATCATACTGATCCTGCTTCTTATCGGCGCCTTGCCGCGGTGGGGTTACTCCACCAGCTGGGGTTATGGCCCGTCCGGCGGTCTCGGACTGGTACTTCTGATCGTCATCATCCTGCTGCTTGCAGGCTATATCTGA